ctcacactggaATTCTGTTCTGCAACAGCTAAGAGTGAAGGTCTCCAAAGGTAGGGACTTACTCTCCAAAGGGTCATCAGCAGGGTGGGGTCAGGGGAGAATGCTGGGATGGCTGTCCCTGAGGCTTTGGACGTGTGAGTGGAACCATGGTTATAGCAACAGGCTCCCTTCTCCACTGCATCAGAGCTGGTGTGATAGTCTATACCCCAGGGGGTCTTTGAATGACTACCTCACACAGActacagagggaggaagggtcctTAGGAGGCCAGTGAGACTTAGTTTAGGAACCCAGTCTTTTTCTGTGGTGGGGGTGGATGAGTTCATCATTGGCTTTGTTGAGATTTGTATTAGTGATTTtatatggctgtgataaaacaccacagtCATGGAGATCTATAAAAGAACGCACTTAATTGTGCTCACTGTTTCAGAGGGATCGGGTCTATAatggtggagcaaaggcatggCTGCAGGCAGCTGAGTGTCCATATCAcaagcaggagacagagggagcacCGCACCCCTCCTCCTGCCATTGATGCACCTCCTCTAACAAAGGCAcccctcctaatctttcccaaacagtcccCTCAAATGGGGCTGAGTATTCAAGCATGTAAACCTAGggtggccattcttattcaaaacacCACGTGGTTCCTATTGCATCCCCCACCTCTGCATCTTCAGCTTGTTTGGGGCTCAGCTCCATCTGGCCTCACATTCCTACTTGGACTTGTGAGGTCCAGCTGTTACTGTCTATATATGCTAATGAGCATAGTAGTGCCGGGCTTGCAGATGTttgtgaaagaaataaaggaggccaggtgtggtggcacacacctttaactccagcacctaagggcagaggcaggtggacctctgtgagtgagttcaaggccaaccttgtctactgagtgagttccaggactgcataggaagaccttgtctcagaagtgGAGGGTAGGAGGAGGACGAAGAGGAGGAGTAGGgctagggaggaggagggggaggaggaagagtaggagtaggaggaggaggagagaaggagggtgaGTAGGAGGAGGactagagggaggaggaggaagaggagggtgagtAGAAGGAggactgggggaggaggaggaaaaggaggagggtgaGTAGAAGGAGGActaggggaggaggaggaagaggaggagggtgagtagAAGGAGGActaggggaggaggaggaagaggaggagggtgagtagAAGGAGGActaggggaggaggaggaagaggagggtgagtAGAAGGAGGactagagggaggaggaggaaaaggaggagggtgaGTAGAAGGAGGActaggggaggaggaggaagaggagggtgagtAGAAGGAGGactagagggaggaggaggaaaaggaggagggtgaGTAGAAGGAGGActaggggaggaggaggaagaggaggagggtgagtagAAGGAGGACTagggtgaggaggaggaaaagggggagggtgAGTAGAAGGAggactagggggaggaggaagaggaggagggtgagtaggaggaggactagggggaggaggaggaaaaggaggagggtgaATAGAAGGAGGActagggggaggaggagaagagggggaggggagtggtgaTAGTGGGAATAGAAGTCCAAGGAGATGGTTATGAGTACTAAATGAACTGAGGAACTTCATGTTCCATGTGTCCTCAGGCATTGCCCTCCGCCCTTCACATACACCTACTACATGAACACATGTACGTACACATATGACAGGCAATGAATACAAAGCAAAGCAATGAAACGACAGGGGGGAGATGGCTGACTTACGGCCCTGGCCTCTCTCAGATGATGGTCTCTCTGTTGCCAGGCAACACCTCAGCACCTGTCTGTCGAGGTCTTTAGCCTGTGACCCTGTCATCTCTTGCAGAGATGGAGTACGATGCTTACAACGATTCCAGCAGTTACAATTATGATTACACAGACATCTTCGACCCCATTGTGGATTTGGAGGAGGCGAATCCACTAGAGGCCAAGGTGGCCCGTGTCTTCCTGGTGGTGATCTACAGCGTGGTATGCTTCCTTGGGATCCTAGGCAATGGCCTGGTGATTGCCATTGCCACATTCAAGATGAAGAAGACAGTGAACACTGTGTGGTTCGTCAACCTGGCCGTGGCTGATTTCCTGTTCAACATCTTCCTGCCCATCCACATCACCTACGCCGCTATGGACTACCACTGGGTGTTTGGGAAGGCCGTGTGCAAGATCAGCAGCTTTTTGCTCAGCCACAACATGTACACCAGCGTCTTCCTGCTCACGGTTATCAGCTTTGACCGCTGCATCTCTGTACTGCTTCCTGTCTGGTCCCAGAACCACCGCAGTGTCCGACTGGCCTACATGACCTGTGTGGCCGTCTGggttctgtctttctttttgagTTCCCCATCTCTTGTCTTCCGGGACATAAACAATACGCATGGGAAAATAACCTGCTTCAACAACTTCAGTTTGTCTGCCCCTGCGTCTTTGCCACACTCCACTAACTCCCGGGTGGATCATGTAGGGTTCAGCAGACACGTGGTGGTCACCATCACCCGCTTCCTGTGTGGCTTCCTGATCCCCGTCTTTATCATCACCGCCTGTTATCTCACCATCGTTTTCAAGCTGCAGCGCAATCGCCTGGCCAAGAACAAGAAGCCCTTCAagatcatcatcaccatcatcgtcaCCTTCTTCGTCTGTTGGTGCCCCTACCACACACTCTACCTGCTCGAGCTCCACCACACTGCTGTACCCGCCTCTGTCTTCAGCCTGGGACTGCCTCTGGCCACTGCCATTGCCATTGCCAACAGCTGCATGAACCCCATTCTCTATGTCTTCATGGGCCACGATTTCAAGAAATTCAAGGTGGCTCTTTTCTCCCGCTTGGTCAATGCCCTGAGTGAAGACACAGGACCCTCCTCCTACCCCAGTCACAGGAGCTTCACCAAGATGTCCTCATTGAATGAGAAGCCTTCAGTGAATGAGAAGGAGACCAGCGCACTTTGAGCCCTATTGGCAATGCCCCCATGGGTGCTGCAGCCCAGGACACCTGGGGATACCCAGGACTTGTCTCTTGAAGTGGGAGACATGATAGGAACCTTTCTGGTATGCTCCAACGCCCACTACATTTTGTACATGTGCTCATGTTTTGAGTAGGATTCCAGAGTGTGGACACGGACACTCTTCCAGCAAAATGGAAGTCAGATCAATCTGAGCCTCTCAAGCAGGAAGAGTAGGGGACCAGCTTTGACAGACTCAGAAGAGGGCAGGGTTCTCCATCCGGGCACATAATttcctgtgtgtgctgcagagtcTCTAGTGTGGGTGAGGAAGTCAGCGCAAACCCATTGCAGACCTGTTAGAGCCACAGGGCAGTCAAGCCAGCAAGCCTCCCCTGCCACTGCCATCATCCTCCAAGAACTTGACTTTGGATTTCAGAAGAGCTGGGAAGACCAGGACCTGAGGGGCTGCACGGAACCCTGCAAGGGCGAGGCCGgctgtgggtggtggtggtggtgacagaaATGGAGGAGAGCAGAAACCCAAAGGATGGAGGCACAGAACATCAGCAGCATGCCACAGGGAGATGGTGCTCTAGGTTGGGGGTTCAGGTGGTGGCAGCCCTTTGCTTCCGTGCCTATTGTAACCTGAGGCTGTGGAGGAGAACATCCTCGCCAAAACTTTCACTCCATCCCAgggtctcttctctccttccctaatCCTCTCAGCTCTGGCTGGAAGGTCTTAGAATACACCTCTCTGGGTGGACggtggagggtggagggtagAGGGAGGAAGGTGAGGGTGTCATCTCCCCCATCCATCCCCTTTAAGTTTCCTGGAGACTAGAGAGTGGAGTTTTGAGACTCCGGGCTCAGAGCATCCCCCAAAGCTGTCTCTGGGGACTCGGCTGTGAAGCTGATGAGCTAACTGACTCCTCCTTGAATCACGCTTCCCAGGTGAGGCAGCACAGCCTTGGGAGCAGCCCATGGATGGACTCTCTTCCTCCAATCAGACACTTTCTCCTGGCAGGGAAGTCAAGACTTGAGGAAGGGAAATGACTCACTCAACACTCTTAGGCAGTGACAAAGACCTGAGCCCAGCTCTGCCTGGCTGCCTTCATCCCTACACTGAGGATTTGATACCCTGcattatttaaacatatttaaacttaaaacatttaccatgcatttaaagtgttttacaTGTATCTTCTCATTTACTGAAACCCTGATTTAGGTCTTTATACGTGTGAGGAGTCAGAGACTCAAAGAGGTGAAGTAACTGGGCAGTGGGACCAAGTGAGATGCTGGCAGGCTGGatttgaacctcagtttcccgTCTCAAAggagaggtggagtcaggaaggaACTAGTGGTTTGGGGTTTTAGCCATAAATATTGGTTCTTTAGTGGATCCATATGAACATTTTAATAGTCTTTACGAAGCTTTGCATGCTGATTTCAGAGTAACCCAACATGCAAAGAAAATGCATGTTGATCTCCAACCTCCACTCCTCCTGgttcctgtcacacacacacacacacacacacacgcacgcatgcacgcacgcacgcacgcacgcacgcacccaCGCGCGCGCACTGAAATCTGGACAAGCAGAAGGAGGAACCCGGCAGGGGTAGCCCTTCCGGGTCCAAGGCCTCCTGGTCCACGGTGTCCACCTTTGGTTCTCTTCCAGGCCACTCCTCCGTCAGGATGTAAGACGCAGATGTGTGTCCTCTGGCCCGGCAGCTCTTGAACTTGCACTCCATCAGAGGACAGACTGCTCCTCCCTTGTGGGGTCTTGAGAGGAGCAGTTCTCAACTGATCCAAGCTGGAACTTCTGATTGCTTCAGAGGGCCTGAACTTACAGGGATTGAGAACAAAGAGGGAGGTTTAAAAATAGCCTTGAGTTCCCATTGTCCTTCCCAGGGCCCCAGATGTGAACTGAGGCATGCCACGGTATGGGATTCATCATGCCACAGACATCAGGGTTGGCCAGGCCAGGCAGGGGACCATTGGAAAAGCTGACAAACAGGAGAGTGACACTGGCCAAACCCTCTTCCTCCTGACTGTCATAACACCCTATTCCTGCAAAGTGCTAAGTGAAACTTGCAGTCTTGTCCTCGTGGCTTCCCACAGCAACCCCTATCTCCCAGGACCCACGCGTAATCCTTGCAGCTGGCCCTCTGTGTCCCTGCAAAGACTGTTCAGGACAGAGCCTTCTCTGGGGCTGGGACCCAGCAAAGTGCCTCACTGATGCCTCCTGGGTGGGGGAATGGGCTGAGGGAAcagaggaacaagacaagatgTGAGGGGACAAGAAAGGAAGATCACtgaagtgtgggggaggggagcagggcttGCTGAGGCGGAGAGGACCCCTGCTTCTGAGCATCCAGGTGCCAATGAGCCTTCCAGTCTCTGCCTGGAGCTGGCAGAGGTGGACATTGTGTCCCTTCGGGTCATGCGGAAGGTGAAGTCAGGGCCACACAGCTAGGAAGTGGTGTGGGGTATGTGGGGGGGCACTTGGAATCAGCTCTGCTGCCTGAGACCCCACCCTTATCAACCCAAGAAAGCAACatgggtgggagggaaggggaaggagggagaaaagaggaggggaaaagagacaGCGGAacctccacctccttccctctagcccgcctctcctggaactcctcTAGCTCATCCCCTGGGGTTCCCTGTTCAGAGAGGGATTTTGCAGTCTGTGGTTCTGCGGTTCAGATGGAGCTCTCTATCCTTGTGGAGAGAGCCACGGAGAGGTGTGATGCTTGTCACTGAGGGTCAGGGACGTGTCCTTGGGAAGGGATTGTGTTGACCTGGGGAGGGTAGGTCAGTGTTGACATGATGGGGGGGCACCTGATGTTCCAGGTAGAACTGGAAGAGGACCAATGCCGAGGGAGAGCCGTGCAGGGGTCTGAGGGTTGGACTGCAGTTCAGTAAGCAGGAGgctgcagaggaccagagctggggaggccCAGGTGGGGACTGACAAGCTTAGACCTGCATGTTGAatccctcccttctctgctctaGAAAGCATGGGGAAAAGAAGCTG
The Chionomys nivalis chromosome 3, mChiNiv1.1, whole genome shotgun sequence genome window above contains:
- the Cmklr1 gene encoding chemerin-like receptor 1 yields the protein MEYDAYNDSSSYNYDYTDIFDPIVDLEEANPLEAKVARVFLVVIYSVVCFLGILGNGLVIAIATFKMKKTVNTVWFVNLAVADFLFNIFLPIHITYAAMDYHWVFGKAVCKISSFLLSHNMYTSVFLLTVISFDRCISVLLPVWSQNHRSVRLAYMTCVAVWVLSFFLSSPSLVFRDINNTHGKITCFNNFSLSAPASLPHSTNSRVDHVGFSRHVVVTITRFLCGFLIPVFIITACYLTIVFKLQRNRLAKNKKPFKIIITIIVTFFVCWCPYHTLYLLELHHTAVPASVFSLGLPLATAIAIANSCMNPILYVFMGHDFKKFKVALFSRLVNALSEDTGPSSYPSHRSFTKMSSLNEKPSVNEKETSAL